From the Oscarella lobularis chromosome 13, ooOscLobu1.1, whole genome shotgun sequence genome, one window contains:
- the LOC136194973 gene encoding partitioning defective 3 homolog has translation MKVTVCFDSVKVIVPCGGGDVPVKELIARAVLRYKKAVGKASDERVVVKTLQTAEDDAILDPDDLVSDVADDRDKLIAVFEEVSHRAGDGTSESSNESSTNPTKAIEKESSLGERPPSDGAAVLEEEDDAVAPLPPPESPTKSDAGNFARVGVRQSTMQPSPSLINRWMDETEEAKCHASSGDDVRVVDIKKLGDMLGIRAHGYKSSGGKDMGIFVQEIDKAKCKTLGDEPLLVTDRIVKINGKPVGDLSNKEALEVLAETSRNFIQIQLGVVRTSSRQPGNKETQPLPLPKEAASILDPVVSNTRELGKILTIELEKDSRGLGFTVTSRDVTTGNESERPLYVKNITLGGVALKDGRLQAGDRLLYVNGVAMTGKSQVEAVNILRSTQGRVRIKVSRQEPLIDIDDTISEAGSVLSRHNRPSQTLHFNIPLNLSGSNSLGISVKGKTSTHSAAHAAAKDDSVSDVGIYIKSVVPGGAAFKDGRLMPNDQILSINGENLEGKSNASAMECLRTAMQSAAMKDHIDLIVKRKIDHVSSSTSQSLAGSTRKLSELGLVESPIDVGSDSEFVLQRAAATAARNRLDSPRSRPKSAGHRLKTSPLVPHRTTTTSTTAQNPVINYPGDHENEEKVLRKRMRPGDPNEETAVEKDGGGGGGGGGDEGEEVESPFQRDAVGRLSMSERRKTALDPSNSKVYQERQQKMAERGSGRSSRSSGRSVGKGTKQFVSNRVGEGRLIRSSSDEVLRKASSREDDVPIDQIPRSQTGLSLSKSLGEENPPNDDDDEEALRRQGRDCNYSFRRAVDHSFDDKAKAKVPEQQQQQQQQQQQQQPQAVASPRKVTTPKKQPPKGVSPSWSDTPSPSFSSHDQSPVSPSQVPVLPRKHAPPARPINPESPDFDTPARRKKKKKFFKGLFRFGKSSKHSRSRMTKSPPANMGSTIPDHVGMRPRSGSLGSNENILEETKKEGTPRVMRRIAASEFNVRQRMYDSGDEGMGEERRSEGRPTPPLAHRHSMAVLPNHHRDNNNEEEEEEGEEEYDEEEVTFSESVQV, from the exons ATGAAGGTGACCGTTTGCTTCGACTCGGTCAAGGTAATCGTTCCCtgcggcggtggcgacgtGCCCGTTAAGGAGCTCATCGCGCGCGCCGTTCTCCGATACAAGAAAGCCGTCGGaaag GCGTCCGATGAGCGAGTCGTCGTGAAAACGCTTCAAACCGCCGAAGACGATGCGATTCTCGATCCGGACGATCTcgtcagcgacgtcgccgacgatcgcgacAAG CTGATCGCCGTCTTCGAAGAAGTCAGTCATCgcgccggcgacggaacgagcgaatcgtcgaacgaatcgtcgacgaatccgacgaaagcgatcgaaaaGGAGTCGAGTCTCGGCGAAAGACCGCCGTCGgacg gcgCAGCTGTcttggaagaggaagacgatgcCGTTGCGCCGTTACCGCCGCCCgaatcgccgacgaaaagcgacgcgGGAAATTTCGCTCGCGTCGGCGTGCGCCAATCGACGATGcaaccgtcgccgtctctcaTCAATCGATGGATGGACGAAACGGAAGAGGCCAAGTGTCACGCGTCATCCGGGGACGACGTGCGAGTTGTTGATATTAAAAAATTGGGTGACATGTTAGGCATTCGCGCGCACGGTTACAAATCGAGCGGGGGAAAGGATATGGGAATATTCGTGCAGGAAATCGACAAGGCAAAGTGTAAAACGCTCGGAGACGAACCCCTATTGGTTACGGATCGAATCGTTAAAATCAATGGGAAACCTGTTGGGGATTTATCCAATAAGGAAGCGCTAGAAGTTTTGGCGGAAACGTCGCGAAATTTCATTCAGATACAATTGGGAGTCGTGCGAACGTCGAGTCGACAGCCGGGAAATAAAGAAACGCAGCCACTTCCGCTACCCAAAGAAGCTGCGTCCATAttag atcCCGTCGTTTCTAATACGCGAGAATTGGGTAAAATACTTACTATCGAATTAGAAAAGGATTCGCGCGGGTTGGGATTCACcgtgacgtcgcgcgacgtcacCACGGGAAACGAATCCGAGCGTCCTCTCTACGTGAAGAATATTACGTTGGGAGGCGTGGCACTGAAAGACGGGCGTCTTCAGGCCGGGGATCGGCTTCTCTACGTCAACGGGGTCGCTATGACGGGAAAAAGTCAAGTGGAGGCGGTGAATATATTGAGATCGACGCAGGGGAGAGTTCGGATAAAGGTATCAAGGCAGGAACCTCTAATTGAT ATTGATGATACTATTTCCGAAGCCGGTTCCGTTCTCTCGCGTCACAATCGTCCCTCCCAAACGCTCCACTTCAACATACCCCTCAACCTCAGCGGCTCAAACAGCCTAGGCATAAGCgtcaaaggaaaaacgagcaCTCACTCGGCGGCacacgccgccgccaaagACGATTCCGTCAGCGACGTGGGAATTTATATCAAATCGGTCGTCCCAGGCGGAGCAGCcttcaag GACGGTCGTCTCATGCCGAACGATCAAATCCTCTCGATAAACGGTGAGAATTTAGAGGGAAAATCCAACGCCTCGGCCATGGAATGCCTTCGAACTGCAATGCAAAGCGCCGCTATGAAAGACCACATCGATCTCATAGTGAAACGAAAAATAGATCACGTCTCTTCATCCACATCGCAATCCCTCGCCGGATCGACGCGGAAGTTGTCCGAATTGGGTCTAGTGGAGAGTCCCATCGACGTGGGATCGGATTCCGAGTTCGTTCTTCagagagcggcggcgacggcggcgagaaatcGATTGGATTCGCCGAGAAGTCGACCCAAGAGTGCCGGTCACAGATTAAAAACGAGTCCCCTCGTTCCGcatcggacgacgacgacgtcgacgacggcacagAATCCCGTCATTAATTATCCAGGGGATCATGAAAATGAGGAGAAGGTgttgagaaagagaatgagGCCGGGCGATCCGAACGAGGAGACGGCCGTggaaaaagacggcggcggcggcggcggcggcggcggcgacgagggaGAAGAAGTCGAGAGTCCGTTTCAGAGGGACGCTGTGGGACGATTGTCGATGTCGGAGAGACGCAAGACGGCGCTCGATCCGAGCAACTCGAAAGTGTATCAGGAACGACAGCAGAAGATGGCCG AACGCGGGTCCGGCAGAAGTAGTCGGAGTTCGGGCCGAAGTGTCGGCAAGGGGACGAAGCAGTTTGTGAGCAATCGAGTCGGAGAAG GTCGCTTGAttcgttcttcgtctgaCGAAGTATTGAGaaaggcgtcgtcgcgagaagACGATGTCCCGATCGACCAGATTCCCCGCTCTCAAACGGGCCTTTCCCTATCGAAATCTCTTGGCGAAGAAAACCCTCccaacgacgatgacgacgaagaagcgttGCGCAGGCA GGGGCGTGACTGCAACTACAGCTTCCGTCGCGCCGTCGATCATTCCTTTGATGAcaaggcaaaggcaaaggTCCCGgaacaacagcagcagcagcagcagcagcagcagcagcaacaaccCCAGGCAGTAGCAAGTCCGAGAAAAGTGACTACGCCTAAAAAACAGCCACCTAAGG GGGTTTCTCCGAGCTGGAGCGATACCCCTTccccgtcgttttcgtcacaTGACCAAAGTCCCGTGTCCCCTTCTCAAGTCCCTGTTCTCCCGAGAAAACACGCGCCCCCCGCGCGACCCATCAATCCCGAATCGCCCGATTTCGATACGCCGGCgcgtagaaagaaaaagaagaagtttTTCAAGGGTCTATTTCGCTTCGGTAAGAGTTCGAAGCACTCGCGTTCGCGCATGACGAAATCGCCTCCCGCCAATATGGGATCGACGATCCCGGATCACGTGGGAATGAGACCGCGATCGGGGTCCTTGGGGTCGaatgaaaatattttggaggagacgaaaaaggagGGAACGCCGCGCGTAATGCGACGAATTGCCGCGAGCGAGTTCAATGTGAGACAGAGAATGTATGACTCGGGGGACGAGGGAATGGGGGAGGAGAGACGTAGCGAGGGTAGGCCCACGCCCCCTCTCGCACATCGTCATAGCATGGCTGTACTGCCTAATCATCACCGTGACAACAAcaacgaagaggaggaggaggagggagaggaggagtacgacgaggaagaggtCACGTTTTCTGAATCTGTGCaagtttaa
- the LOC136194984 gene encoding probable ubiquitin carboxyl-terminal hydrolase MINDY-4 isoform X2, whose protein sequence is MSSIEELSKSLVREYLSRKGLKKTLSVLDEEMPRNSQSISNRQILAKTMHIEYLMKKNKEDSVPLKTMIEVMTQYFVRKGGAVSTSGATDDKKRKSRPLQKNDVEPSRILVAMPPKATATTKKEDSLLFEDIEDEVDISPAPRLLQNSGFRGAGSSFQGVPIDLSTAMSLKSIIFGNAITFFNSEWQRQSFVFCDICNLEYGLVQFKGGPCGLLASLQAYVLKHLLFTEHKPRFDERERRRALLDAMADILWQCGGGQRACLARVSSSEQRSFVGSVPGRYKSDRLTERLTLMYADTKADVATLLKNNISQFENSSGNGAILFLYCVILSRGLENVMLDMDDSKGRLMGMHGYCTQEMVNLIITGRASSNVFNGEIDLDTGGSKTSLLKGIEKRCDVGFLSLFEHYGSCQVGSFLKSPKYPIWLVCSESHFTVLFSSDVKILDDSKKRFDLFYYDGLAKQDEPIRLTIAMGGEGKHAEKDLIPPLELCIQTKWKRCSVDWNDTEPLL, encoded by the exons ATGAGCTCAATCGAGGAACTGTCGAAGAGTCTAGTGCGAGAATATTTAAGCAGAAAG GgtctgaagaaaacgctgagcgttctcgacgaagaaatgcCGCGAAACTCGCAAAG CATTAGTAATCGTCAGATATTGGCGAAAACGATGCACATCGAATATTTaatgaagaaaaataaa GAAGATTCGGTTCCCTTGAAGACAATGATCGAGGTTATGACGCAATATTTTGTCCGAAAGGGCGGGGCCGTCTCTACATCCGGGGCAACAGacgacaagaaaagaaaatcgagacCTTTGCAAAAGAACGACGTGGAGCCTTCCCGGATATTGGTTGCCATGCCGCCCAAAGCAACtgcaacaacaaaaaaagaagatagTCTATTATTCGAAGACattgaagatgaagttgataTTAGTCCAGCTCCTAGATTATTAC AGAATTCTGGTTTTCGCGGGGCAGGATCTTCGTTTCAGGGTGTACCAATTGATTTGAGTACAGCTATG TCGCTAAAATCGATTATTTTTGGAAATGCAATTACGTTTTTCAACTCGGAATGGCAACGCCAGAGTTTTGTATTCTGCGATATTTGCAACCTCGAATATGGACTTGTACAATTCAAG GGGGGACCATGCGGTCTCTTAGCGTCGCTTCAAGCTTACGTACTGAAGCACCTACTGTTCACAGAACACAAGCCTAG ATTTGATGAGCGAGAGAGACGACGGGCTTTGTTAGATGCCATGGCTGATATATTGTGGCAATGTGGTGGGGGACAGAGGGCGTGTCTCGCGCGGGTATCGTCGTCAGAGCAACGTTCTTTTGTCGGCTCTGTTCCGGGAAGGTACAAGTCTGACAGATTGACTGAACGC TTGACTCTGATGTATGCTGATACCAAAGCAGACGTAGCGACTCTTCTCAAGAATAATATTAGCCAA TTTGAAAATTCGTCTGGAAACGGGGCCATATTATTTCTCTATTGCGTCATTCTCTCGCGGGGACTTGAgaa CGTAATGCTTGACATGGATGATTCAAAAGGAAGACTGATGGGAATGCACGGCTACTGCACGCAAGAAATGGTCAATCTCATTATAACAGGCAGAGCATCGTCCAACGTATTCAACGGGGAAATTGATCTTGATACGGGCGGAAGCAAAAcg TCGCTACTAAAAGGAATAGAGAAACGATGTGATGTCGGGTTCTTGTCTCTATTTGAACACTACGGCTCATGccag GTGGGAAGTTTTTTAAAATCGCCCAAGTATCCTATATGGCTCGTCTGTAGCGAGAGCCATTTCAcagttcttttttcttctgatgTCAAGATTCTTGATGATAG TAAAAAGCGTTTTGATTTGTTCTATTATGATGGACTGGCAAAGCAAGACGAGCCCATACGTCTCACTATTG CTATGGGAGGTGAAGGCAAACACGCCGAAAAAGACCTGATACCGCCACTCGAATTATGCATTCAAACGAA atggaAACGGTGTTCCGTTGACTGGAACGACACGGAACCGCTGTTATGA
- the LOC136194984 gene encoding probable ubiquitin carboxyl-terminal hydrolase MINDY-4 isoform X1: MSSIEELSKSLVREYLSRKGLKKTLSVLDEEMPRNSQSISNRQILAKTMHIEYLMKKNKEDSVPLKTMIEVMTQYFVRKGGAVSTSGATDDKKRKSRPLQKNDVEPSRILVAMPPKATATTKKEDSLLFEDIEDEVDISPAPRLLQNSGFRGAGSSFQGVPIDLSTAMSLKSIIFGNAITFFNSEWQRQSFVFCDICNLEYGLVQFKGGPCGLLASLQAYVLKHLLFTEHKPRQYIQLINYFYSFCQHTFRFDERERRRALLDAMADILWQCGGGQRACLARVSSSEQRSFVGSVPGRYKSDRLTERLTLMYADTKADVATLLKNNISQFENSSGNGAILFLYCVILSRGLENVMLDMDDSKGRLMGMHGYCTQEMVNLIITGRASSNVFNGEIDLDTGGSKTSLLKGIEKRCDVGFLSLFEHYGSCQVGSFLKSPKYPIWLVCSESHFTVLFSSDVKILDDSKKRFDLFYYDGLAKQDEPIRLTIAMGGEGKHAEKDLIPPLELCIQTKWKRCSVDWNDTEPLL; this comes from the exons ATGAGCTCAATCGAGGAACTGTCGAAGAGTCTAGTGCGAGAATATTTAAGCAGAAAG GgtctgaagaaaacgctgagcgttctcgacgaagaaatgcCGCGAAACTCGCAAAG CATTAGTAATCGTCAGATATTGGCGAAAACGATGCACATCGAATATTTaatgaagaaaaataaa GAAGATTCGGTTCCCTTGAAGACAATGATCGAGGTTATGACGCAATATTTTGTCCGAAAGGGCGGGGCCGTCTCTACATCCGGGGCAACAGacgacaagaaaagaaaatcgagacCTTTGCAAAAGAACGACGTGGAGCCTTCCCGGATATTGGTTGCCATGCCGCCCAAAGCAACtgcaacaacaaaaaaagaagatagTCTATTATTCGAAGACattgaagatgaagttgataTTAGTCCAGCTCCTAGATTATTAC AGAATTCTGGTTTTCGCGGGGCAGGATCTTCGTTTCAGGGTGTACCAATTGATTTGAGTACAGCTATG TCGCTAAAATCGATTATTTTTGGAAATGCAATTACGTTTTTCAACTCGGAATGGCAACGCCAGAGTTTTGTATTCTGCGATATTTGCAACCTCGAATATGGACTTGTACAATTCAAG GGGGGACCATGCGGTCTCTTAGCGTCGCTTCAAGCTTACGTACTGAAGCACCTACTGTTCACAGAACACAAGCCTAGGCAATATATACAATTGatcaattatttttattcatTTTGTCAGCACACATTTAGATTTGATGAGCGAGAGAGACGACGGGCTTTGTTAGATGCCATGGCTGATATATTGTGGCAATGTGGTGGGGGACAGAGGGCGTGTCTCGCGCGGGTATCGTCGTCAGAGCAACGTTCTTTTGTCGGCTCTGTTCCGGGAAGGTACAAGTCTGACAGATTGACTGAACGC TTGACTCTGATGTATGCTGATACCAAAGCAGACGTAGCGACTCTTCTCAAGAATAATATTAGCCAA TTTGAAAATTCGTCTGGAAACGGGGCCATATTATTTCTCTATTGCGTCATTCTCTCGCGGGGACTTGAgaa CGTAATGCTTGACATGGATGATTCAAAAGGAAGACTGATGGGAATGCACGGCTACTGCACGCAAGAAATGGTCAATCTCATTATAACAGGCAGAGCATCGTCCAACGTATTCAACGGGGAAATTGATCTTGATACGGGCGGAAGCAAAAcg TCGCTACTAAAAGGAATAGAGAAACGATGTGATGTCGGGTTCTTGTCTCTATTTGAACACTACGGCTCATGccag GTGGGAAGTTTTTTAAAATCGCCCAAGTATCCTATATGGCTCGTCTGTAGCGAGAGCCATTTCAcagttcttttttcttctgatgTCAAGATTCTTGATGATAG TAAAAAGCGTTTTGATTTGTTCTATTATGATGGACTGGCAAAGCAAGACGAGCCCATACGTCTCACTATTG CTATGGGAGGTGAAGGCAAACACGCCGAAAAAGACCTGATACCGCCACTCGAATTATGCATTCAAACGAA atggaAACGGTGTTCCGTTGACTGGAACGACACGGAACCGCTGTTATGA
- the LOC136194989 gene encoding leucine-rich repeat flightless-interacting protein 2-like codes for MTDPKSKTLPPRGTTRRPLIEQGEAIRQLVAKGEKELAEKRKARARAREIRLQNIRQEQEKEDEADGSMAPRSAASLVRSQKIENGIASVDQLQDGDLEKKFKELNVENASLLNEKEKLKAQVDQLKDVVADLEESNQELTEEVREKAKIIGQRNLALERQIAELDEQRQQILFRDQFLESKHLVLPDPYSDENENDGDFQLGETEKVKELEEQVRSTKDENQYLIKDRDRLKKELDSLREAMSAMEKNDSLFSGPNYRDQFRDAVKQVAEYKQKWQIVDGDKARLEAQVQRFELTTKRLRKQVEDLEQNEEDLKSKSRKSARELRQAQTEIVQLKEDNEHLLKRIENLRKPKNRFGVPD; via the exons ATGACGGATCCCAAATCGAAGACGCTGCCTCCGAGAGGAACTACGAGGCGTCCTCTTATCGAACAAGGCGAGGCGATTCGCCAGCTCGTGGCAAAA GGCGAAAAGGAGTTAgccgaaaagagaaaagctcGAGCTCGAGCTAGGGAAATTCGGCTCCAAAATATACGACAAGAACAGGAG AAAGAGGACGAAGCAGATGGATCTATGGCTCCAAGGAGCGCCGCATCTTTAGTCAGATCACAAAAG ATTGAAAATGGAATCGCTTCCGTT GATCAGCTTCAAGATGGAGAtttggaaaagaaattcaaagaaTTGAATGTGGAAAACGCTTCTCTTTtgaacgaaaaggaaaaattgaaggcaCAAGTGGACCAACTCAAAGACGT TGTTGCTGATTTGGAAGAATCAAATCAGGAATTGACTGAAGAAGTcagagaaaaagcaaag ATAATTGGTCAACGCAATTTGGCGTTGGAACGTCAAATAGCCGAACTGGACGAACAAAGACAacaaattttatttagggATCAATTTTTGGAG tcAAAGCACTTGGTACTGCCTGATCCTTATAGCGATGAAAAtgagaacgacggcgattttcaACTCGGCGAAACtgagaaagtgaaagaaTTGGAAGAACAAGTGCGTTCgacaaaagacgaaaatcaaTATCTAATAAAAGAT AGAGATCGtttgaagaaagaactcGATAGTTTGAGAGAGGCCATGTCCGCTATGGAAAAGAACGACTCGTTATTCAGTGGTCCAAATTACAGGGATCAATTTc GAGACGCTGTGAAGCAGGTGGCCGAGTACAAGCAAAAGTGGCAAATTGTGGATGGAGATAAAGCGAGACTGGAAGCTCAG GTTCAAAGGTTTGAATTGACCACGAAGAGGCTACGAAAGCAGGTGGAAGACCTGGAACAGAACGAGGAAGATTTGAAATCGAAAAGTCGAAAATCAGCCAGAGAA CTTCGTCAAGCCCAGACGGAAATCGTGCAATTAAAAGAGGACAACGAGCATTTGctgaaacgaatcgaaaatCTAAGAAAGCCAAAGAATCGTTTTGGGGTCCCGGATTGA
- the LOC136194980 gene encoding uncharacterized protein, with protein sequence MESSANGASPPGDCFDLKDALRLRLRHSLSPSSRSPPPQSGRTRKKKRGKRIMRRHTLSGSAAAENHQNHHRGKEWLASEREKFLELLRVRHPSQAAAVENELEWQSGRSGGGPNRRDVMYLQFNGETRRVAIPPHLTMKSLRALFSDAFAHSLAPAQLEPPAGTIYIQDPTSALFYQLVDARDVYDRAILTVHLFNPRASLASPPPRNGGVAHGRWPNKASSLAFHADSDLSVEKLERMQEQLSHLTGLVHRAVQSKGKTVEDGDASLSSSSASVAMGTEYPPPKPRRLYLDNENNGRPSPPPSDPPMKTRGVSTRKEWTYRALSVEEKDLVVKSADGLVRNIRHLKTELHALRQQHRSQCESFAGMLKDCKEKITRAISAREPKRILVSSETRGDLISEEGEVEKMNEKLFDEIFELDAAVEEIRVDVVKRHCRVDVNELNSLLTEVKRVGKILTEGKKTFDALQDRIKPIMTSELEVIVKEEKFLKEQGESLEENLGKCKRMQGALTALKKFGSVQQYRDTTVPIMTPIVQDLKLDDLFENIIALAPNHIARAESVKIAEHSHTLRKQLRTSRKEQQVANLLDTGRKRLKPVRRVLEQLESRRDDLVRRMYLEDQQEVRYGRGPPPPSVPRYQGGATGTAHNGYTGDDEMGYTGRRDRGGGGGSKKNRDYFYHRLRYPAKGHSASPPVQGVAARRDYDYYPQSSDVRHTKSAKWMRSGSARDGSRDVSEFYSRSGPSLSHERQSPLSPSRNGGGAGGARDLARQAQFQRKARAQSVKLNRGGKRKEMNLDLVTTDL encoded by the exons atgGAGTCGAGCGCCAATGGAGCATCGCCACCTG GCGATTGTTTCGATCTGAAAGACGCGCTTCGTTTGCGGTTGAGACACAGCTTGAGCCCGTCGAgtcgatcgccgccgccgcagagcggtcgaacgcgaaaaaagaagcgcgGAAAGCGAATCATGAGACGACATACGCTGAGCGGAAGTGCCGCAGCCGAAAATCATCAGAATCATCATCGCGGGAAGGAGTGGCTCGCGAGCGAACGCGAAAAGTTTCTCGAGTTGCTTCGCGTTCGACATCCGAGtcaagcggcggcggtcgaAAATGAATTGGAGTGGCAATCGGGCCGATCGGGCGGGGGGCCGAACCGTCGAG aCGTAATGTACCTACAATTCAACGGCGAAACGCGCCGCGTCGCCATCCCGCCACACCTAACGATGAAATCGCTGCGCGCGCTCTTCTCGGACGCGTTCGCGCACTCGCTCGCTCCCGCCCAACTCGAACCCCCCGCCGGGACGATCTACATCCAAGATCCGACGAGCGCGCTCTTCTatcagctcgtcgacgcgcgcgacgtcTACGACAGAGCCATACTCACCGTTCACCTGTTCAATCCGCGCGCCAGTCTCGCGTCGCCGCCCCCGAGAAATGGGGGCGTGGCTCACGGCAGGTGGCCCAACAAGGCCTCCTCATTGGCTTTCCACGCCGATAGCGATTTATCTGT cgaGAAGTTGGAGAGAATGCAAGAGCAATTGAGTCATCTGACTGGACTCGTTCACAGGGCCGTCCAATCGAAAGGAAAAACGGtagaagacggcgacgcctCTCTATCTTCATCAA GTGCATCTGTTGCTATGGGAACCGAGTATCCTCCTCCCAAGCCAAGAAGACTCTATTTAGACAATGAAAATAATGGAAGACCGTCTCCGCCGCCCTCCGATCCGCCAATGAAAACGAGGGGCGTTTCCACTCGGAAGGAGTGGACCTATCGCGCTCTGAGTGTCGAGGAGAAGGATCTGGTGGTAAAGTCCGCCGATGGACTGGTGAGAAATATTCGGCATTTGAAAACGGAGTTGCACGCGCTGAGACAACAGCATCGGTCTCAGTGCGAAAGCTTTGCTGGAATGCTCAAAGACTGCAAGGAGAAAATAACGCGCGCTATATCAGCCAGAGAACCAAAGA ggATTCTCGTGAGTTCTGAAACGAGAGGAGATTTGATTTCGGAGGAAGGAGAAGTGGAGAAAATGAACGAGAAATTATTCGACGAGATATTTGAATTGGACGCGGCAGTGGAAgaaattcgcgtcgacgtggTAAAAAGGCATTGTAgggtcgacgtcaacgaactAAACAGTCTCCTAACGGAAGTAAAACGAGTCGGAAAAATTCTCACGGAAGGAAAAA AAACTTTTGATGCTCTTCAGGATAGAATAAAACccataatgacgtcagaattaGAAGTCATtgtgaaagaagagaa ATTTCTAAAGGAACAAGGGGAATCTCTAGAAGAAAACCTCGGCAAATGCAAGCGAATGCAGGGAGCGTTGACCGCGCTGAAAAAATTCGGAAGCGTTCAGCAGTACAGAGATACAACTGTTCCCATCATGACACCAATAGTGCAG GATCTCAAACTCGATGATCTCTTTGAGAATATTATTGCGTTGGCTCCCAATCACATAGCGAGGGCCGAGTCAGTCAAA aTTGCTGAGCATTCGCACACCTTGCGCAAGCAATTGAGAACGTCGCGAAAAGAGCAACAAGTCGCCAACTTGCTCGATACGGGACGCAAGCGCTTGAAGCCCGTTCGACGCGTTCTCGAGCAACTCGAGTCCCGTCGAGACGATCTCGTGCGACGAATGTACTTGGAAGATCAGCAGGAAGTGAGATACGGAAGAGGGCCCCCTCCTCCCTCCGTCCCAAGGTATCAGGGGGGAGCCACCGGCACCGCCCACAACGGCTACACGGGCGATGACGAGATGGGTTATACGGGACGAAGGGATagaggcggcggtggcgggtCCAAAAAAAATAGAGATTATTTTTATCATCGGCTTCGTTATCCCGCGAAAGGCCATTCGGCCAGTCCGCCGGTTCAAGGGGTCGCCGCGAGGCGAGATTATGACTATTATCCCCAGTCGTCCGATGTGAGGCACACGAAAAGTGCCAAGTGGATGCGGAGCGGGTCCGCTCGCGATGGGTCACGTGATGTGAGCGAGTTTTATAGTCGATCTGGGCCGAGTCTTTCGCACGAGCGTCAATCGCctttgtcgccgtcgagaaaTGGTGGTGGCGCGGGCGGGGCACGTGATTTGGCTAGACAGGCTCAGTTTCAGAGGAAAGCGCGAGCGCAGTCGGTGAAATTGAATAGgggaggaaagagaaaggagatgAACTTGGACCTCGTTACTACAGATCTTTGA